One genomic window of Indioceanicola profundi includes the following:
- a CDS encoding alpha/beta hydrolase family protein, whose product MLKRLLAAALLFGSACLAGPAAAVEREVTFQGADGVPLAGTLNVPDGAGRHPALLLIQGSGPTDRNGNNPLVPVRIDLLKQLADMLAAEGIATLRYDKRGMFANKATMPTDPAALPNFTRWDAFVEDAAGAFRFLAEQQAVDPARIGIAGHSEGGLVALDLTARGTVRPKVLILLSTPGRPLAAVIEEQLERTLEAQNAPPDVAADMLGASRRISDEIIRTGRVPDDVPAGLKALYPDYAGPFLQSLLRFDPAQAAAGLDMPVLVLTGKADAQVSVERDAAALARPVAKLPGSQVTVPEGVSHNLKSVEENGPGFEGAVAPEVLEKLKEWLAEHL is encoded by the coding sequence ATGTTGAAGCGCCTTCTCGCCGCAGCTCTGCTGTTCGGGTCCGCGTGTCTCGCGGGTCCTGCGGCTGCGGTTGAGCGGGAAGTCACGTTCCAAGGGGCGGACGGCGTCCCCCTGGCCGGAACCCTGAATGTGCCGGACGGGGCGGGAAGGCATCCGGCGCTGCTGCTGATCCAGGGCAGCGGGCCTACCGACCGGAATGGAAACAACCCGCTGGTTCCGGTTAGGATCGATCTGCTGAAGCAGTTGGCCGACATGCTGGCGGCAGAAGGGATCGCCACGCTGCGCTACGACAAGCGCGGCATGTTCGCGAACAAGGCGACGATGCCAACCGATCCGGCCGCTCTTCCGAACTTCACCCGCTGGGACGCATTCGTGGAGGATGCGGCCGGCGCGTTCCGGTTCCTGGCGGAGCAGCAGGCTGTGGACCCGGCGCGGATCGGCATCGCCGGCCATAGCGAGGGTGGTCTGGTCGCGCTGGATCTGACTGCGCGCGGTACCGTAAGGCCCAAGGTCCTGATCCTTCTGTCCACGCCGGGCCGGCCGCTTGCTGCCGTCATCGAGGAGCAGCTCGAGCGGACGTTGGAAGCGCAGAATGCCCCGCCGGATGTTGCAGCGGATATGCTGGGGGCCAGCCGACGCATCTCCGATGAGATCATAAGGACGGGCAGGGTGCCGGATGACGTTCCGGCCGGCCTCAAGGCGCTCTACCCGGACTATGCCGGGCCATTCCTGCAATCCCTGCTCCGTTTCGATCCCGCCCAGGCGGCGGCCGGGCTGGACATGCCGGTCCTGGTCCTGACCGGCAAGGCCGATGCCCAGGTTTCGGTCGAGCGGGATGCCGCCGCGCTGGCCCGACCCGTCGCCAAACTGCCGGGAAGTCAGGTGACCGTTCCGGAAGGAGTCAGCCACAATCTGAAGAGCGTGGAGGAGAACGGTCCCGGCTTCGAGGGTGCAGTAGCGCCGGAGGTACTGGAGAAGCTTAAGGAATGGCTGGCCGAGCACCTGTGA
- a CDS encoding DsbA family oxidoreductase, translated as MLIEIYVDLICPWCLIGKRRLDRALAERPRMPVDLRWAAFQLNPDMPKGGMDRARYMAMKFGGADRAAQVYQMIERAARRDGLEVRFDRLRRTPNTADAHRMVRLADGYGLSTAMVDALFQAYFFEELDIGDREVLSALAARLGIDREEAARYLASDKDVIAVRNSDIQARQLGIQAVPYYIFNRRYGVAGAQEVETFLPLLDIAAEVPTVSA; from the coding sequence ATGCTGATCGAGATTTATGTCGACCTGATCTGTCCCTGGTGCCTGATCGGCAAGCGCCGCCTTGACCGTGCGCTGGCGGAACGGCCGCGCATGCCCGTCGATCTGCGCTGGGCCGCCTTCCAGCTCAATCCCGACATGCCGAAAGGCGGCATGGACAGGGCGCGTTACATGGCCATGAAGTTCGGCGGCGCCGACCGGGCTGCCCAAGTCTACCAGATGATCGAGCGGGCAGCCCGCCGCGATGGGCTGGAGGTGCGCTTCGACCGGCTGCGCCGCACGCCGAATACAGCCGACGCGCATCGAATGGTGCGGCTGGCCGATGGCTACGGCCTCTCTACCGCCATGGTGGATGCGCTGTTCCAGGCCTATTTCTTCGAGGAGCTGGATATCGGCGACCGGGAGGTGCTCTCCGCCCTCGCCGCCCGCCTGGGCATCGACCGGGAGGAAGCGGCCCGGTACCTCGCCTCCGACAAGGACGTCATTGCTGTACGCAACAGCGACATCCAGGCCCGCCAGCTCGGCATCCAGGCCGTGCCCTACTACATCTTCAATCGCCGCTACGGTGTCGCCGGCGCCCAGGAGGTGGAAACCTTCCTTCCCCTGCTGGACATCGCCGCCGAGGTTCCGACCGTCAGCGCCTAG
- a CDS encoding GFA family protein: protein MTDDLHGGCLCGAVRYRISGAIAATGVAYCHCGMCRKASGAPVMAWATFPAGAVWLTGGAPASYASSPKALRQFCPNCGTQLFFTYTEGEPEFDVAICTLDDPSLLPPRYHIWTASILPWFETADSLPRHTDDGPDWSPYRAGR, encoded by the coding sequence ATGACGGACGATCTTCACGGCGGGTGTCTCTGCGGCGCGGTACGTTACCGGATTTCCGGAGCCATCGCCGCGACCGGCGTTGCCTACTGCCATTGCGGCATGTGCCGCAAGGCGTCCGGCGCGCCGGTCATGGCCTGGGCCACATTTCCGGCTGGTGCGGTCTGGCTGACCGGCGGTGCGCCGGCGAGCTACGCATCGTCGCCGAAGGCATTGCGGCAGTTCTGCCCGAACTGCGGCACCCAGCTCTTCTTCACCTACACGGAGGGGGAGCCGGAGTTCGACGTCGCCATCTGCACCCTGGATGATCCGTCCCTGCTCCCGCCCCGCTATCATATCTGGACGGCAAGCATTCTGCCCTGGTTCGAGACCGCGGACAGCCTGCCGCGGCATACGGATGACGGTCCGGACTGGTCTCCCTATCGAGCTGGCCGTTAG
- the mfd gene encoding transcription-repair coupling factor, whose protein sequence is MKIDQSLALDPGAPRRVLIAGAPEGQDARVLAQLARSAGPAGLLHVAVEDARAARLAEAVAFFDPEVEVVQFPAWDCLPYDRVSPNGDIVARRIDALTRMMERAAKPKGKTAPAETKPLLVITTVNAALQKVPPRLAFRNATFRAKVGERISTDELNRFMANNGYTRTQTVREPGEYAIRGGIIDLFPPGSAEPLRLDLFGDELDGVRTFDAMTQLTIEKRDGFTLKPMSEVFLDEMSIQRFRSGYRELFGVVMGDDPLYEAVSAGRKHGGMEHWLPLFHSGLETIFDYLPDAAVSLDPNAEEARDQRLAQIGDFHQARRTLKEAEKQSGNPVYKPVPPNLMFLDGGAWDLHLNARAVGQLSPFAAVEGGVNPDLLDAQGRKGRDFAEARVQQGVNVYEVLKEHIGALQAEGRRVVIAGYSTGARDRLLALLKEHGVDRVKTVEAWAEVGELKRNVTALVVLALDHGFVTPDLAVITEQDILGDRLVRTGAKKKRRAANFIAEAASLNPGDFVVHIDHGIGKYDGLETLTVTGAPHDCLRIIYEGGDKLYVPVENIEMLSRYGSEESGATLDKLGGAGWQSRKARVKKRLKDMADALLRIAAERQLRTAQPVEIPDGAWDEFCARFPFAETEDQLNAIQDVIGDLGSGRPMDRLVCGDVGFGKTEVALRAAFMAVMNGMQVAVVVPTTLLARQHSRTFEQRFAGLPVNIAHMSRLATTKEVNQAKAGLADGTVDIVVGTHALLSKTLQFKNLGMVIVDEEQHFGVKQKERLKELRADVHVLTLTATPIPRTLQLALSGVRELSLIATPPVDRLAVRTFVLPYDPVVIREAIMREHFRGGQSFYVCPRIEDLEKIRLRLEELVPEVKVVVAHGQMPATQLEEVMTAFDEAKYDVLLATNIIESGLDIPNANTLIVHRADLFGLAQLYQIRGRVGRSKTRGYAYLTYQPRTVLSATATQRLHVIETLDSLGAGFQLASHDMDIRGAGNLLGEEQSGQIREVGVELYQQMLEEAVAAARQGRDGGPPMQESWSPQINLGMPVLIPEAYVPDLGERLTLYRRVSDLVDRQEIDAFAAEMIDRFGPLPEEVDNLLKLVEIKRLCKEAGVQSLDAGPKGAVAGFRENSFKNPSRLVEFIQSQAGTAKLRPDHKLVLLRPWDSPETRMAGTRQFMQALAQMAAGEKVADMPAPPPPPPPPPEPPKNFRPAVRGRNTAPWRPINSRR, encoded by the coding sequence GTGAAGATCGATCAAAGCCTCGCCCTCGACCCCGGTGCTCCCCGCCGCGTCCTGATCGCCGGCGCGCCGGAAGGGCAGGATGCAAGGGTGCTGGCGCAGCTTGCCCGTAGCGCGGGGCCGGCCGGGCTGCTTCATGTGGCGGTGGAGGATGCGCGGGCGGCGCGGCTGGCAGAGGCGGTGGCCTTCTTCGATCCGGAGGTGGAGGTGGTGCAGTTCCCGGCCTGGGACTGCCTGCCCTATGACCGGGTCAGCCCCAATGGCGACATCGTGGCCCGGCGCATCGACGCGCTGACCCGCATGATGGAGCGGGCGGCCAAGCCGAAGGGGAAGACCGCGCCGGCGGAGACGAAGCCGCTGCTGGTGATCACCACGGTGAATGCGGCGCTTCAGAAGGTGCCGCCGCGCCTCGCCTTCCGGAACGCCACCTTCCGCGCCAAGGTGGGGGAGCGGATCAGCACGGACGAGCTGAACCGCTTCATGGCCAACAACGGCTACACCCGGACCCAGACGGTGCGGGAGCCGGGCGAATACGCCATCCGCGGCGGCATCATCGACCTGTTCCCGCCGGGATCGGCGGAGCCGTTGCGCCTGGACCTGTTCGGGGATGAGCTGGACGGGGTGCGCACCTTCGACGCCATGACCCAGCTCACCATCGAGAAGCGGGACGGCTTCACGCTCAAGCCGATGTCGGAGGTGTTCCTGGACGAGATGTCGATCCAGCGTTTCCGCAGCGGCTACCGCGAGCTGTTCGGCGTGGTGATGGGCGACGATCCGCTCTATGAGGCGGTCAGCGCCGGGCGCAAGCATGGCGGGATGGAGCACTGGCTGCCCCTGTTCCATTCCGGCCTGGAAACGATCTTCGACTATCTGCCGGATGCGGCCGTCAGCCTGGACCCGAACGCGGAGGAGGCGCGGGACCAGCGCTTGGCGCAGATCGGCGACTTCCATCAGGCCCGCCGCACCCTGAAGGAGGCGGAGAAGCAGTCCGGCAATCCGGTCTACAAGCCGGTGCCGCCCAACCTGATGTTCCTGGACGGTGGCGCCTGGGACCTGCATCTGAACGCCCGCGCCGTGGGCCAGCTCTCCCCCTTCGCCGCGGTGGAGGGCGGGGTCAATCCCGATCTGCTGGATGCGCAGGGGCGCAAGGGTCGCGACTTCGCCGAAGCCCGGGTGCAGCAGGGCGTCAATGTCTACGAGGTGCTGAAGGAGCATATCGGAGCCTTGCAGGCGGAGGGGCGGCGCGTCGTCATCGCCGGCTATTCCACCGGTGCCCGCGACCGCCTGCTGGCGCTGCTGAAGGAACATGGCGTCGATCGGGTCAAGACCGTGGAAGCCTGGGCCGAGGTGGGGGAGCTGAAGCGGAACGTGACGGCCCTGGTCGTGCTGGCCCTGGATCACGGCTTCGTCACGCCGGACCTGGCCGTCATCACCGAGCAGGACATCCTCGGCGACCGTCTGGTGCGGACGGGGGCGAAGAAGAAGCGGCGCGCCGCCAACTTCATCGCGGAGGCCGCAAGCCTCAATCCCGGCGACTTCGTCGTCCATATCGACCACGGCATCGGCAAATATGACGGGCTGGAGACCCTGACCGTCACCGGCGCGCCGCACGACTGCCTGCGCATCATCTATGAGGGCGGGGACAAGCTCTATGTCCCGGTCGAGAATATCGAGATGCTGTCCCGCTACGGCTCCGAGGAATCGGGGGCGACGCTGGACAAGCTGGGCGGGGCCGGCTGGCAGTCGCGCAAGGCGCGCGTCAAGAAGCGGCTGAAGGACATGGCGGACGCCCTGCTGCGCATCGCGGCGGAGCGGCAGTTGCGCACGGCCCAGCCGGTGGAGATTCCCGACGGCGCCTGGGACGAGTTCTGCGCCCGCTTCCCCTTCGCCGAAACCGAGGACCAGCTCAACGCCATCCAGGACGTGATTGGCGATCTCGGCAGCGGCCGGCCCATGGACCGGCTGGTCTGCGGCGATGTCGGCTTCGGCAAGACGGAGGTGGCGCTGCGGGCCGCCTTCATGGCGGTGATGAACGGCATGCAGGTGGCCGTGGTCGTGCCGACCACCCTGCTGGCCCGGCAGCACAGCCGCACCTTCGAGCAGCGCTTCGCCGGCCTGCCGGTGAACATCGCGCACATGTCGCGGCTGGCGACCACGAAGGAGGTCAACCAGGCCAAGGCCGGGCTGGCCGACGGCACGGTGGACATCGTGGTCGGCACCCATGCGCTCCTGTCCAAGACCCTGCAGTTCAAGAATCTCGGCATGGTCATCGTGGATGAGGAGCAGCATTTCGGCGTGAAGCAGAAGGAGCGGCTGAAGGAGCTGCGGGCCGATGTCCATGTGCTGACCCTGACCGCGACTCCGATCCCGCGCACGCTGCAACTGGCCCTGTCCGGCGTGCGCGAGCTGTCCTTGATCGCCACACCGCCGGTGGACCGGCTGGCGGTGCGGACCTTCGTGCTGCCCTACGATCCGGTGGTGATCCGCGAAGCGATCATGCGGGAGCATTTCCGGGGCGGGCAGAGCTTCTATGTCTGCCCGCGCATCGAGGATCTGGAGAAGATCCGCCTCCGGCTGGAGGAGCTGGTGCCGGAGGTGAAGGTGGTAGTGGCGCACGGCCAGATGCCGGCCACCCAGTTGGAGGAGGTGATGACCGCCTTCGACGAGGCGAAGTACGATGTGCTGCTGGCCACCAACATCATCGAGAGCGGGCTGGACATCCCCAACGCCAACACGCTGATCGTTCACCGCGCCGATCTGTTCGGCCTGGCCCAGCTCTATCAGATCCGCGGCCGCGTCGGCCGGTCCAAGACCCGCGGCTACGCTTACCTGACCTATCAGCCCCGCACGGTGCTGTCGGCCACGGCCACCCAGCGGCTGCACGTCATCGAGACGCTGGACAGCCTCGGGGCCGGCTTCCAGCTCGCCAGCCACGACATGGACATCCGCGGCGCAGGCAACCTGCTGGGCGAGGAGCAGTCCGGCCAGATCCGCGAGGTCGGGGTGGAGCTGTACCAGCAGATGCTGGAGGAGGCGGTGGCCGCTGCCCGCCAGGGCCGCGACGGCGGGCCGCCCATGCAGGAAAGCTGGTCGCCCCAGATCAATCTGGGCATGCCGGTGCTGATCCCGGAAGCCTATGTGCCCGATCTGGGGGAGCGGCTGACCCTCTATCGCCGCGTCTCCGATCTGGTGGACCGGCAGGAGATCGATGCGTTCGCAGCCGAAATGATCGACCGTTTCGGCCCGCTTCCGGAGGAGGTGGACAATCTTCTGAAGCTCGTGGAGATCAAGCGGCTGTGCAAGGAGGCCGGGGTCCAAAGCCTGGATGCCGGGCCGAAGGGCGCCGTCGCCGGCTTCCGCGAGAACAGCTTCAAGAATCCAAGCCGGCTGGTGGAGTTCATCCAGTCCCAGGCCGGCACGGCCAAGCTGCGCCCGGACCACAAGCTGGTTCTGCTGCGGCCCTGGGACAGCCCGGAGACCAGGATGGCCGGGACGCGGCAGTTCATGCAGGCGCTGGCGCAGATGGCGGCGGGGGAGAAGGTGGCCGACATGCCGGCCCCGCCGCCGCCTCCACCCCCGCCGCCGGAGCCGCCGAAGAATTTCCGGCCAGCGGTGCGCGGCCGGAACACCGCTCCCTGGCGGCCGATCAATTCTAGGCGCTGA